One genomic segment of Tripterygium wilfordii isolate XIE 37 chromosome 9, ASM1340144v1, whole genome shotgun sequence includes these proteins:
- the LOC120004837 gene encoding transcription factor IBH1-like yields MNPKVVSKTKNSTKIMFARLFLQSIMTMKKTNVRTNSDHEESRRRSLIIDTAAYLSMARVVGWKRTWSRSIIFKIRNRAIRKKGSVKKKRRRRVGRIHQKNRLFKIEKLRKPVPGGEAMDVCGLLDETVHYTKSLSTQVKEMQTIANNLSKYTYNTSMLSFLSII; encoded by the coding sequence ATGAATCCAAAGGTTGTCTCGAAGACCAAAAATTCCACCAAGATCATGTTTGCTCGTTTGTTTCTCCAATCGATCATGACAATGAAGAAGACCAATGTAAGAACTAATTCTGATCATGAGGAATCGCGAAGGCGCAGCCTGATAATAGATACGGCTGCGTATTTATCAATGGCTCGAGTAGTCGGATGGAAGAGGACGTGGAGCCGTTCCATTATTTTCAAGATCAGAAATAGAGCGATTCGCAAAAAAGGAtctgtgaagaagaagaggaggagacgCGTTGGTCGAATTCATCAGAAGAATAGATTGTTCAAAATTGAGAAGCTTCGAAAGCCGGTGCCAGGAGGAGAAGCCATGGATGTTTGTGGGTTGTTGGATGAAACTGTGCATTACACAAAGAGTCTTTCTACCCAGGTTAAGGAGATGCAAACTATTGCTAACAACTTGTctaaatatacatataatacATCCATGCTTTCTTTCCTTTCAATCATCTAA